The proteins below come from a single Pseudomonas sp. MYb118 genomic window:
- a CDS encoding PaaI family thioesterase, protein MIDNLNEQLQRAHEKGDYAALLQLIPYAQLIGVECSRVGDDLLFRLPANKDNIGNPLLPAIHGGVIAGFMELSAALHLLIFTGSPDVPKIIDFSLDYLRAGQFRDTWARCQVCRQGRRVANVAVTAWQSTEAEPIATARAHFKVDEPLKS, encoded by the coding sequence ATGATCGACAACCTAAACGAACAACTGCAGCGGGCCCACGAGAAGGGTGACTACGCCGCGTTGCTGCAACTGATTCCCTACGCCCAACTGATCGGTGTCGAGTGCTCACGGGTTGGCGATGACCTGCTGTTCCGTCTGCCGGCGAACAAGGACAACATTGGTAACCCTTTACTGCCGGCGATTCATGGCGGGGTGATCGCCGGGTTCATGGAGCTGTCGGCGGCCCTGCATCTGTTGATCTTCACCGGGTCCCCGGATGTGCCGAAAATCATCGACTTTTCGCTGGATTACCTGCGTGCCGGGCAGTTCCGCGATACCTGGGCGCGTTGCCAGGTTTGCCGCCAGGGCCGTCGGGTGGCAAACGTCGCCGTGACGGCCTGGCAAAGCACCGAGGCAGAGCCCATCGCCACGGCCCGCGCGCATTTCAAAGTCGATGAGCCCTTGAAATCCTGA
- a CDS encoding pirin family protein — protein sequence MNTPLVIRPRAEDVEGQPILRPLPSAKCRSVGPFVFFDHMLETRYPAGKGMNIRQHPHIGLSTLTYLFEGAVQHKDSLGSDQVVNAGDVSWMTAGSAIAHVERTPEALKASGFTLHGLQIWLASPKDHEQGPGHYSHHPAATLPVSDNLGVKIRMIAGSGFCLESPVPVLSPTLYAELHLQTATTLLIPTEHEERALYVLDGAVQLDGELIEPHALVVLPPGQEMTLFAESDAHAVVFGGAPLDGPRRINWNFVASDPAAIDEARRRWAAGDWPTVPGEAERIELP from the coding sequence ATGAACACTCCGCTTGTGATCCGCCCCCGCGCCGAAGATGTCGAAGGTCAGCCGATTCTTCGCCCGTTGCCGTCAGCCAAATGCCGCAGCGTCGGGCCTTTCGTGTTTTTCGACCACATGCTCGAAACCCGCTATCCGGCAGGTAAAGGCATGAATATCCGTCAGCATCCGCACATTGGTCTGTCGACCCTGACCTACCTGTTCGAGGGTGCGGTGCAGCACAAGGACAGCCTTGGCTCCGACCAGGTGGTGAACGCCGGTGACGTCAGCTGGATGACGGCGGGCAGCGCCATTGCCCACGTCGAGCGCACGCCCGAGGCGTTGAAAGCCAGCGGGTTCACCCTGCATGGCCTGCAGATCTGGCTGGCTTCGCCCAAGGACCATGAGCAGGGGCCGGGGCACTACAGCCATCACCCGGCGGCGACCTTGCCGGTCAGCGATAACCTCGGAGTGAAGATCCGCATGATTGCCGGGTCGGGCTTTTGCCTGGAATCCCCGGTGCCGGTGCTTTCTCCTACGTTGTATGCCGAATTGCACCTGCAAACCGCGACGACGCTGCTGATCCCTACCGAACACGAAGAGCGCGCGCTGTATGTGCTCGATGGCGCCGTACAGCTCGATGGCGAACTGATCGAACCCCATGCCCTGGTGGTGTTGCCCCCAGGGCAGGAAATGACCCTGTTCGCCGAGAGCGACGCACACGCCGTAGTATTCGGTGGCGCCCCACTGGACGGACCGCGACGCATCAACTGGAACTTCGTCGCGAGTGATCCGGCGGCCATCGATGAGGCACGCCGTCGATGGGCAGCCGGAGACTGGCCGACCGTACCCGGAGAAGCCGAGCGCATCGAATTGCCCTGA
- a CDS encoding amidohydrolase family protein, with amino-acid sequence MPLNRLSLAWLSVLCSACAEAREYAYSDAHLHYVDFFQESAGMPKLLKAMADNRIEHVMISGIPVAKKWHEDEPKRPRYYAGDDADAYWYSATDTLVAAAVNGLTAEQRRHFHPFLSGFNPNDKNSAAHIQRMLDLNPGLWQGIGEVFTRHDDLTALTSGDTPRANNEAMTRIYHLAAENDLPVMLHSNITSKREKNPLYLAEVEEPLRNHPHTRFIWAHAGTSAEIHRHQTRLDFLLPTLTRMLEAYPNLFVDLSWSVLTPYLLDEQGRPREEWLRLVERFPERFMIGSDVVGRFNKLGKELRSFDPFLDALPEEVARKVARDNFLAILPRTVQR; translated from the coding sequence GTGCCCCTGAACCGCTTGAGCCTCGCCTGGTTGTCGGTACTTTGCAGCGCGTGCGCCGAAGCTCGCGAATATGCCTACAGCGACGCGCACCTGCATTACGTGGATTTTTTCCAGGAAAGCGCAGGCATGCCGAAATTGCTCAAGGCCATGGCGGACAATCGCATCGAACACGTGATGATTTCCGGCATCCCGGTGGCCAAGAAGTGGCATGAAGACGAGCCGAAGCGTCCGCGCTATTACGCCGGCGATGACGCCGACGCCTATTGGTACAGTGCCACCGACACCCTCGTCGCGGCGGCGGTGAACGGGCTGACCGCCGAGCAGCGTAGGCATTTCCATCCGTTTCTGTCGGGCTTCAACCCCAACGACAAGAACTCCGCGGCGCATATCCAGCGCATGCTCGATCTCAATCCCGGCCTGTGGCAGGGCATTGGCGAAGTCTTCACCCGGCATGACGACCTGACGGCGCTGACCTCCGGCGATACGCCTCGGGCGAACAACGAAGCGATGACGCGCATTTATCACCTCGCCGCCGAGAACGACCTGCCGGTGATGCTGCATTCGAACATCACCTCCAAGCGCGAGAAGAATCCGCTGTACCTGGCGGAAGTCGAGGAGCCGCTGCGCAACCATCCGCACACCCGCTTCATCTGGGCGCACGCCGGTACCAGCGCGGAGATTCATCGGCATCAGACCCGGCTGGATTTCCTGCTACCCACCCTGACGCGGATGCTGGAAGCCTACCCCAATCTGTTCGTCGATCTGTCCTGGAGCGTGCTGACCCCCTATCTGCTGGATGAGCAGGGCAGGCCGCGTGAGGAATGGTTGCGGCTGGTGGAGCGTTTTCCCGAGCGCTTCATGATCGGCTCGGACGTGGTAGGACGTTTCAACAAGCTTGGAAAGGAGCTGCGCAGCTTCGATCCATTTCTGGATGCGTTGCCGGAGGAGGTGGCGAGAAAAGTCGCTCGGGATAACTTCCTGGCGATCCTGCCGCGGACGGTTCAGCGATAA
- a CDS encoding OsmC family protein, with the protein MTVTVNTVSAEGFRHAIEIDEHELFADVPPSAGGEGSAPEPHDYFDAALGACKALTLKLYAKKKNIPLTGVTVEVKRDNSEELKGKYALHVKLTLKGVLTDAQRDELHRVADRCPIHKLMTTTDVSIETHLSEGAFSQ; encoded by the coding sequence ATGACCGTTACCGTCAATACCGTTTCCGCTGAAGGTTTTCGCCACGCCATCGAAATCGATGAGCACGAACTGTTTGCCGATGTGCCGCCTTCCGCTGGCGGCGAAGGTTCTGCACCCGAGCCGCACGACTACTTCGACGCCGCCCTCGGTGCGTGCAAGGCACTGACGCTCAAGCTGTATGCAAAGAAGAAAAACATCCCGCTCACCGGCGTCACGGTCGAGGTCAAACGCGACAACAGCGAAGAACTCAAAGGCAAATACGCCCTGCACGTCAAACTGACCCTCAAGGGTGTGCTCACCGACGCCCAGCGCGATGAACTGCACCGCGTGGCCGACCGCTGCCCGATCCACAAGCTGATGACCACCACCGACGTCAGCATCGAAACCCATCTGTCCGAAGGAGCCTTCAGCCAATAG
- a CDS encoding DUF2066 domain-containing protein — MRFIRSLFLGCLSLVSLASHAETVKSLYQVREPVTSQAPEERDQATQRALDTLVMRLTGDPKAAQNPGLADIRKDPQQIISQYGFEAGPPEVLKVDFDPASTGQALRRAGLSLWGANRPSILAWWLNDSTEGSSLVGDGQASAEPLRRAAQHRGLPLRLPLADLSEQLVATAPTLEGTDPAPLHDASERYNADALLAVHAREEGGQWQAKWHLWLGDQKEAGSVQGADQAAVADAVMLAVNQRLAPRFVVKPGASGEQLLEVQGMNLERYATLGRLLEPFNARPVSVDADRILYRVNGSAEQLRSQLSLAKLQEVPAGEAPAPAAPVQPVVAGAAPAAAPTPAPAPQLRFRW, encoded by the coding sequence ATGCGTTTTATCAGATCGTTGTTCTTGGGTTGTTTGTCCCTTGTCAGCCTGGCGAGCCATGCCGAAACCGTCAAAAGCCTGTATCAGGTGCGTGAACCCGTAACCAGCCAGGCGCCCGAGGAGCGGGACCAGGCCACCCAGCGTGCGCTCGATACCCTGGTGATGCGTCTGACCGGCGATCCCAAGGCCGCGCAAAATCCGGGGCTGGCAGATATTCGCAAGGACCCGCAACAGATCATCAGCCAGTACGGTTTTGAGGCGGGCCCGCCGGAAGTCTTGAAGGTCGATTTCGATCCGGCCAGCACCGGGCAGGCGTTGCGCCGCGCCGGGCTGTCGCTGTGGGGGGCCAATCGTCCCTCGATCCTGGCCTGGTGGCTGAACGATTCCACCGAAGGTTCGAGCCTGGTCGGTGATGGCCAGGCCAGCGCCGAGCCGCTGCGCCGTGCCGCGCAGCACCGTGGGTTGCCCCTGCGCCTGCCGCTGGCAGACCTGAGCGAGCAACTGGTTGCCACCGCGCCGACCCTCGAAGGGACGGATCCTGCCCCCTTGCACGATGCCTCGGAGCGTTACAACGCCGATGCCTTGCTGGCCGTGCATGCCCGCGAGGAAGGTGGGCAATGGCAGGCCAAATGGCACCTGTGGCTGGGCGATCAGAAGGAAGCGGGCAGCGTCCAGGGCGCGGATCAGGCCGCTGTCGCCGACGCGGTGATGCTGGCGGTCAACCAGCGGCTGGCACCGCGCTTTGTGGTCAAGCCGGGCGCGTCGGGTGAGCAATTGCTGGAAGTGCAGGGCATGAACCTGGAGCGCTACGCGACGCTGGGGCGTTTGCTGGAACCGTTCAATGCGCGGCCGGTGAGTGTCGATGCCGACCGCATTCTTTACCGGGTCAATGGCAGCGCCGAGCAGTTGCGCTCGCAGTTGTCGCTGGCGAAATTGCAGGAAGTCCCGGCTGGCGAAGCGCCGGCCCCTGCGGCACCGGTGCAGCCCGTGGTCGCCGGTGCGGCACCGGCCGCGGCGCCCACGCCAGCCCCTGCGCCGCAATTGCGTTTCCGTTGGTAA
- the purN gene encoding phosphoribosylglycinamide formyltransferase, whose amino-acid sequence MPATCDVVVLLSGTGSNLQALIDSTRTGDSPVRIAAVISNRADAYGLQRARDAGIATRSLDHKGYEGREAFDAALIELIDTFKPKLVVLAGFMRILSADFVRHYAGRLLNIHPSLLPKYKGLHTHQRALEAGDTEHGCSVHFVTEELDGGPLVVQAVLPVELHDSPQSLAQRVHTQEHLIYPMAVLWFAEGRLALGDQGALLDGKLLAATGHLIRT is encoded by the coding sequence ATGCCTGCCACCTGTGATGTCGTGGTGCTGCTGTCCGGCACCGGCAGTAACTTGCAGGCCCTGATCGACAGCACGCGGACCGGCGACAGCCCGGTCCGCATCGCTGCGGTGATTTCCAACCGCGCCGACGCCTACGGCCTGCAACGCGCCAGGGACGCGGGTATTGCCACCCGCTCCCTGGATCACAAGGGCTACGAAGGCCGCGAGGCCTTCGACGCCGCCCTGATCGAACTGATCGACACTTTCAAGCCCAAACTGGTCGTCCTGGCCGGTTTCATGCGTATCCTCAGTGCTGACTTCGTGCGCCACTATGCGGGCCGCCTGCTCAACATCCATCCCTCGCTGCTACCCAAATACAAAGGGTTACACACTCATCAGCGCGCGCTGGAGGCCGGCGACACGGAGCATGGCTGTTCCGTGCACTTCGTCACCGAGGAACTCGATGGCGGACCACTGGTCGTACAGGCAGTATTACCGGTAGAGTTGCACGACTCACCGCAGAGTCTGGCCCAACGAGTCCACACCCAGGAACACCTGATCTACCCGATGGCCGTACTCTGGTTCGCCGAAGGGCGTCTAGCGCTGGGTGACCAGGGTGCTTTACTGGATGGCAAGTTACTCGCGGCCACTGGCCACTTGATTCGAACCTAG
- a CDS encoding AI-2E family transporter, with translation MADTRRWFWLGGVILLCAFIWLLHPILSPFLVALLLAYLFDPLVDRLEKAGLSRTWGVVAVFALFTLVFTALLLVLVPMLAKQLIRLYELAPQMLDWLQHTALPWAQSKFGLSDGFWKFDKVKAAISEHMGQTTDIVGVVLSQATASSLALIGWLANLVLIPVVSFYLLRDWDLMMAKIRSLLPRDREERVVSLAGECHEVLGAFVRGQLLVMVALGVIYAAGLMLVGLELGLLIGLIAGLAAIVPYMGFVIGIGAALIAGLFQFGGDLYPMIGIVAVFMVGQALEGMVLTPLLVGDRIGLHPVAVIFAILAGGELFGFTGVLLALPVAAVIMVLVRHVHDLYKDSDIYSGADDPEL, from the coding sequence ATGGCCGATACGCGGCGTTGGTTCTGGTTGGGTGGGGTGATTCTGCTCTGCGCGTTTATCTGGCTGTTGCACCCGATTCTGTCGCCGTTCCTGGTGGCGTTGTTGTTGGCTTATCTGTTCGACCCGCTGGTGGATCGTCTGGAGAAGGCCGGGTTGTCCCGAACCTGGGGCGTGGTGGCGGTGTTCGCATTGTTCACGCTGGTGTTCACGGCGTTGTTGCTGGTACTGGTACCGATGCTCGCCAAGCAGCTGATTCGCCTGTATGAGCTGGCGCCGCAGATGCTCGACTGGTTGCAGCACACCGCGCTGCCGTGGGCGCAGTCGAAGTTCGGTTTGTCGGATGGTTTCTGGAAGTTCGACAAGGTAAAGGCGGCGATCAGTGAGCACATGGGCCAGACCACCGACATTGTCGGCGTGGTGTTGAGCCAGGCGACCGCCTCCAGCCTGGCGTTGATCGGCTGGCTGGCCAACCTGGTGCTGATCCCCGTGGTGAGCTTCTACCTGCTGCGGGATTGGGACCTGATGATGGCCAAGATCCGCAGCCTGTTGCCCCGTGACCGCGAAGAGCGCGTCGTGAGCCTGGCGGGGGAGTGTCACGAAGTGCTGGGCGCATTCGTGCGCGGGCAGTTGCTGGTGATGGTCGCGCTGGGCGTGATTTATGCGGCGGGGCTGATGCTGGTCGGGCTGGAGCTGGGGCTGTTGATCGGTCTGATTGCCGGCCTGGCGGCGATCGTGCCGTACATGGGTTTCGTCATCGGGATTGGTGCGGCACTGATTGCCGGCCTGTTCCAGTTCGGCGGTGATCTGTACCCCATGATCGGTATTGTCGCGGTGTTCATGGTCGGACAGGCGCTGGAAGGCATGGTACTGACGCCTCTGCTGGTGGGTGACCGGATCGGCCTGCACCCGGTGGCGGTGATCTTCGCGATCCTGGCCGGCGGCGAGCTGTTCGGTTTTACCGGCGTGCTGCTGGCGCTACCGGTGGCGGCGGTGATCATGGTGCTGGTGCGTCATGTCCACGATCTGTACAAGGATTCGGATATCTACAGCGGTGCCGATGATCCTGAACTCTGA
- a CDS encoding DUF3108 domain-containing protein encodes MRRALLLACALLTLPFAQAADLQPFSASYTADWKQLPMSGTAERSLTKEANGVWKLSFKASMMIASLSEESTLTLDKDTLLPQSYHFERGGLGKAKKADLDFDWTAKKVTGTDRGDAVNIPLNRGMVDKSTYQLALQHDVAAGKKSMSYQVVDDGEVDTYDFRVLGSEKVDTKAGQIDAVKVERVRDPTQSKRTTVLWFAKDWDYLLVRLQQVETDGKEYNIMLLDGKVNGKTVKGN; translated from the coding sequence ATGCGTCGCGCCCTGCTCCTCGCCTGCGCTCTGCTGACCCTGCCCTTTGCGCAGGCGGCAGACCTTCAACCTTTCTCCGCCAGCTACACCGCCGACTGGAAGCAACTGCCCATGAGCGGCACCGCCGAGCGCAGCCTGACCAAGGAAGCCAACGGCGTCTGGAAACTCAGCTTCAAGGCGTCGATGATGATCGCCAGCCTGTCCGAGGAAAGCACCCTGACCCTGGACAAGGACACCCTGCTGCCTCAGTCCTACCACTTTGAACGTGGTGGCCTGGGCAAAGCCAAGAAGGCTGACCTGGATTTCGACTGGACCGCCAAGAAAGTCACCGGTACCGACCGTGGCGATGCCGTCAACATCCCGCTCAACCGTGGCATGGTCGACAAATCCACTTACCAGCTGGCCCTGCAACATGACGTGGCCGCCGGCAAGAAGAGCATGAGCTACCAGGTCGTGGACGATGGCGAAGTCGATACCTATGACTTCCGCGTACTGGGCTCGGAAAAGGTCGACACCAAGGCCGGCCAGATCGACGCAGTCAAGGTCGAGCGCGTGCGCGACCCGACACAAAGCAAGCGCACCACCGTGCTGTGGTTCGCCAAGGACTGGGATTACCTGCTGGTTCGCCTGCAACAGGTCGAGACCGACGGCAAGGAGTACAACATCATGCTCCTGGACGGCAAGGTCAACGGCAAGACCGTCAAAGGCAACTGA
- the hda gene encoding DnaA regulatory inactivator Hda, producing MKPIQLPLGVRLRDDATFINYYPGANAAALGYVERLCEADAGWTESLIYLWGKHGVGRTHLLQAACLRFEQMGEPAVYLPLAELLDRGVEILDHLEQYELVCLDDLQVIAGRADWEEAMFHLFNRLRDSGRRLLIAASTSPRELPVKLADLKSRLTLALIFQMRPLSDEDKLRALQLRASRRGLHLTDEVGHFILTRGTRSMSALFDLLEQLDQASLQAQRKLTIPFLKETLGW from the coding sequence ATGAAACCGATTCAGCTGCCCCTAGGTGTGCGTCTGCGTGATGACGCCACCTTTATCAATTACTACCCAGGCGCCAATGCCGCTGCACTCGGCTATGTCGAGCGGCTTTGCGAAGCCGATGCCGGCTGGACCGAAAGCCTGATTTACCTCTGGGGCAAACATGGGGTAGGGCGTACGCATCTGTTGCAGGCGGCCTGCCTGCGCTTCGAACAGATGGGAGAACCGGCGGTGTACCTGCCGCTGGCCGAGCTGCTGGACCGCGGTGTGGAAATTCTCGATCACCTCGAACAATACGAGCTGGTGTGCCTGGATGACCTGCAGGTCATCGCCGGGCGTGCGGATTGGGAAGAGGCGATGTTCCACCTGTTCAACCGCCTGCGCGACAGTGGGCGGCGCCTGTTGATCGCCGCATCGACTTCGCCGCGTGAGCTGCCGGTGAAACTCGCCGACCTCAAATCCCGCCTGACCCTGGCGCTGATCTTTCAGATGCGCCCGTTGTCCGACGAAGACAAATTGCGTGCCCTGCAATTGCGTGCTTCCCGTCGCGGCCTGCACCTGACGGACGAAGTGGGGCACTTTATCCTGACTCGCGGCACCCGTAGCATGAGCGCGCTGTTCGACCTGCTGGAGCAGCTCGATCAGGCCTCCCTTCAAGCGCAGCGCAAGTTGACCATCCCGTTTTTGAAAGAAACCCTGGGCTGGTAA
- a CDS encoding PaaI family thioesterase, which yields MAENPVFERATRFLSALRHCQVLGLRVHSASSDGLTVILPYSQQIVGNPQTGVIHGGALTSLMDTACGMSTLCVLPEFEVCPTLDLRIDYMHAAEPHKDVYGFAHCYRVTTDVIFARGFAYQDDPEQPIAHVVGTFMRMGKGVKGTKGFGGAIAGATP from the coding sequence ATGGCGGAAAACCCCGTTTTTGAGCGTGCGACGAGATTCTTGTCGGCCCTGCGACACTGTCAGGTCCTGGGGCTGCGCGTGCACAGTGCCAGCAGTGACGGACTGACGGTGATCCTGCCGTACAGCCAGCAAATCGTCGGCAATCCGCAAACCGGAGTCATCCACGGCGGCGCACTGACTTCGTTGATGGACACCGCCTGTGGCATGTCCACACTGTGCGTACTGCCCGAATTCGAAGTGTGTCCGACCCTGGACCTGCGTATCGACTACATGCACGCCGCCGAACCGCACAAGGATGTGTACGGCTTCGCCCACTGCTATCGGGTCACCACGGACGTGATCTTTGCCCGTGGGTTCGCCTACCAGGACGACCCTGAGCAACCTATCGCCCATGTCGTGGGCACGTTCATGCGCATGGGCAAGGGTGTCAAAGGTACCAAGGGTTTTGGCGGTGCCATCGCGGGAGCGACGCCATGA
- the htpG gene encoding molecular chaperone HtpG, whose product MSVETQKETLGFQTEVKQLLHLMIHSLYSNKEIFLRELISNASDAVDKLRFEALSKPELLEGGGELKIRVSFDKDAKTVTLEDNGIGMSREDVITHLGTIAKSGTADFMKNLSGDQKKDSHLIGQFGVGFYSAFIVADKVDVFSRRAGAATSEGVHWSSKGEGDFEVATVEKAERGTRIVLHLKSGEEEFADGWRLRNIIKKYSDHIALPIELPKEVAAAEGEEQPAAEWETVNRASALWTRPRTEIKDEEYQEFYKHIAHDFENPLSWSHNKVEGKLEYSSLLYVPARAPFDLYQREAPKGLKLYVQRVFVMDQAESFLPLYLRFIKGVVDSNDLSLNVSREILQKDPIIDSMKSALTKRVLDMLEKLAKNEPEQYKGFWKNFGQVMKEGPAEDFANKEKIAGLLRFASTQGADEEQSVGLAEYLARAKEGQDKIYFLTGESYAAVKNSPHLEVFRKKGIEVLLLTDRIDEWLMSYLSEFDGKSFVDVARGDLDLGNLDSEEDKKAAEEVAKSKEGLVERLKTALGDAVAEVRVSHRLTDSPAILAIGEQDLGLQMRQILEASGQKVPDSKPIFEFNPAHPLIEKLDNEQSDERFGDLSHILFDQAALAAGDSLKDPAAYVRRLNKLLVELSA is encoded by the coding sequence ATGAGTGTGGAAACTCAAAAGGAAACCCTGGGCTTCCAGACCGAGGTGAAGCAGCTGCTGCACCTCATGATCCATTCGCTGTATTCCAACAAGGAAATCTTCCTTCGCGAATTGATCTCGAACGCCTCTGACGCTGTCGACAAATTGCGCTTCGAAGCCCTGTCCAAGCCTGAGTTGCTGGAAGGTGGCGGCGAACTGAAAATCCGTGTGAGCTTCGACAAGGACGCCAAGACCGTCACCCTCGAAGACAACGGTATCGGCATGAGCCGTGAAGATGTAATCACCCACCTGGGGACCATCGCCAAGTCCGGCACTGCCGACTTCATGAAAAACCTGTCGGGCGACCAGAAGAAGGATTCGCACCTGATCGGTCAGTTCGGTGTCGGTTTCTACTCGGCGTTCATCGTCGCCGATAAAGTCGACGTGTTCAGCCGTCGTGCCGGCGCGGCCACCAGCGAAGGCGTGCACTGGTCGTCCAAGGGCGAGGGTGACTTCGAAGTGGCGACCGTCGAGAAAGCCGAGCGTGGCACTCGCATCGTGTTGCACCTCAAGTCCGGTGAAGAAGAGTTCGCCGACGGCTGGCGCCTGCGCAACATCATCAAGAAGTACTCCGACCACATCGCCTTGCCGATCGAGCTGCCAAAAGAAGTGGCTGCCGCCGAAGGCGAAGAGCAACCGGCCGCCGAATGGGAAACCGTCAACCGTGCCAGCGCTCTGTGGACCCGTCCTCGCACCGAGATCAAGGACGAGGAATACCAGGAGTTCTACAAGCACATCGCTCACGATTTCGAGAACCCGCTGAGCTGGAGCCACAACAAGGTCGAAGGCAAGCTCGAGTACAGCTCGCTGCTTTACGTCCCGGCCCGTGCTCCGTTCGACCTGTACCAGCGTGAAGCGCCAAAAGGCCTGAAGCTGTACGTGCAGCGCGTGTTCGTCATGGATCAGGCCGAGTCGTTCCTGCCGCTGTACCTGCGCTTCATCAAGGGCGTGGTCGATTCCAACGACCTGTCGCTGAACGTGTCGCGGGAAATCCTGCAGAAAGACCCGATCATCGACTCGATGAAGTCGGCGCTGACCAAGCGTGTGCTGGACATGCTGGAAAAACTGGCGAAGAACGAGCCTGAGCAATACAAGGGCTTCTGGAAGAACTTTGGCCAGGTCATGAAGGAGGGCCCGGCAGAAGACTTCGCCAACAAGGAAAAAATCGCCGGTCTGCTGCGATTCGCGTCGACCCAAGGCGCTGATGAAGAGCAGAGCGTTGGTCTGGCCGAGTACCTGGCGCGCGCCAAGGAAGGTCAGGACAAGATCTACTTCCTCACCGGTGAGTCCTACGCGGCCGTCAAGAACAGCCCGCACCTGGAAGTCTTCCGCAAGAAAGGCATCGAAGTGCTGCTGCTGACCGACCGTATCGACGAGTGGCTGATGAGCTACCTCAGCGAATTCGACGGCAAGAGCTTTGTCGACGTGGCGCGTGGCGACCTGGACCTGGGCAACCTGGACTCCGAGGAAGACAAGAAGGCTGCGGAAGAAGTCGCCAAGTCCAAAGAGGGCCTGGTCGAGCGTCTGAAAACTGCCTTGGGTGACGCTGTTGCCGAAGTGCGGGTGTCCCATCGCCTGACCGACTCGCCGGCGATCCTGGCCATCGGCGAACAGGACCTGGGCCTGCAAATGCGCCAGATCCTCGAAGCCAGCGGGCAGAAGGTGCCGGACTCGAAGCCGATCTTCGAATTCAACCCGGCTCACCCGCTGATCGAAAAGCTCGACAACGAGCAGAGCGACGAACGTTTTGGCGACCTGTCGCACATCCTCTTCGACCAAGCCGCCCTGGCGGCAGGCGACAGCCTGAAAGACCCGGCCGCGTACGTGCGCCGTCTCAACAAGCTGCTGGTTGAACTGTCGGCTTAA
- the purM gene encoding phosphoribosylformylglycinamidine cyclo-ligase, with protein sequence MSKQPSLSYKDAGVDIDAGEALVERIKSVAKRTARPEVMGGLGGFGALCEIPAGYKQPVLVSGTDGVGTKLRLALNLNKHDSIGIDLVAMCVNDLVVCGAEPLFFLDYYATGKLNVDTAAQVVTGIGAGCELSGCSLVGGETAEMPGMYEGEDYDLAGFCVGVVEKAEIIDGSKVAAGDALLALPSSGPHSNGYSLIRKIIEVSGADIENTQLDGKPLTDLLMAPTRIYVKQLLKLIKETGAVKAMAHITGGGLLDNIPRVLPKGAQAVVDVASWTRPAVFDWLQEKGNVDEHEMHRVLNCGVGMVICVAQEHVEAALNVLREAGEQPWVIGQIATAAEGAAQVELKNLKAH encoded by the coding sequence ATGAGCAAGCAACCCTCCCTGAGCTACAAGGACGCCGGTGTAGACATCGACGCCGGTGAAGCATTGGTCGAACGCATCAAGAGCGTCGCCAAGCGCACTGCGCGCCCGGAAGTCATGGGCGGCCTGGGCGGTTTTGGCGCCCTCTGCGAAATCCCGGCCGGCTACAAACAGCCTGTGCTGGTTTCCGGCACCGACGGTGTGGGCACCAAGCTGCGCCTGGCACTGAACCTGAACAAACACGACAGCATCGGCATCGACCTGGTTGCCATGTGCGTCAATGACCTGGTGGTCTGCGGTGCCGAGCCGCTGTTCTTCCTCGACTACTACGCCACCGGCAAACTGAACGTCGACACCGCCGCCCAGGTCGTGACCGGCATCGGCGCTGGCTGCGAACTGTCCGGCTGCTCCCTGGTCGGCGGTGAAACCGCTGAAATGCCAGGCATGTACGAAGGCGAAGACTACGACCTGGCCGGCTTCTGCGTTGGCGTCGTGGAAAAAGCCGAAATCATCGACGGCTCGAAAGTCGCCGCTGGCGATGCCCTGCTCGCCCTGCCATCGTCCGGCCCGCACTCCAACGGCTACTCGCTGATCCGCAAGATCATCGAAGTGTCCGGTGCCGACATCGAAAACACCCAGCTCGACGGCAAGCCGCTGACCGACCTGCTGATGGCCCCGACCCGCATCTATGTGAAGCAGTTGCTCAAGCTGATCAAGGAAACCGGCGCGGTCAAGGCCATGGCCCACATCACCGGTGGCGGCCTGCTGGACAACATCCCGCGCGTGCTGCCAAAAGGCGCACAAGCGGTGGTCGATGTCGCGAGCTGGACCCGCCCTGCCGTGTTCGACTGGCTGCAAGAGAAAGGCAACGTCGACGAGCACGAAATGCACCGCGTCCTCAACTGCGGCGTTGGCATGGTGATCTGCGTGGCCCAGGAGCACGTCGAAGCCGCGCTGAACGTCCTGCGTGAAGCCGGCGAGCAGCCATGGGTCATCGGTCAGATCGCCACCGCTGCCGAAGGCGCGGCCCAGGTTGAACTGAAGAACCTCAAGGCGCACTGA